GCGCCGCTCGCCAAAAACATTCCTTTAGCTAGCCTTGCCGCCATCTTGATTTATGTGGCCTGGAATATGGGAGAGTGGCAGAAGTTCATCGATCTGAAGCAATTCCGCTTGCCGTATCGAATCACCATCTTGAGCGTCTTTATTCTCACTGTTGTACTAGATCTCACGATTGCAGTAGAAGTAGGTTTACTGCTCGCCTTTATTACCTTCATTTACCGCATCTCTAGTCTATCGCGTTGTGAGCCTGCTCTAGTCAGCGATTACCCGGGGCTGAGTAATCAGCAAGGTCGAATTGATGCCTATCGCATTCATGGTGCCATCTTTTTTGGGGCAGTAAAACTCCTTGAAAAGATTGAAACGAATTTACCCTCACAAACACTCTTGCTCGATTTAAAGAACGTAATCTACATTGATACTTCTGGGATGGATACGATCATGGAACTAGCGCACCTGTGCAAGATTCGTAATATTCGATTGATCATTTGCGGCTTAGCGCATCAACCATTAGAGATGGCAGAGCGCAGTGAATTTCTATCGGCACTACCCCAAGATTCTTTCTACCCAGATCTAAGCTCCGGAATAGAAGCAGCAACAGCTTAATAGCGACTTAAGAAATACAGAAGCCACCTTTTAATAAGACTTCTGGCAATACCCAGGCACGATACATACCAAAGCCGCCTGCAATCAATAGAAGTGCAGAAGCCAAATACCTCACCCATAGATATTGCCCAAACTGAGTCAGCGCCGCTGAAAATTTAGAGATCAGTAATAGGTTGGGCAATGTACCCAAACCAAATGCCAACATCAGTGCGGCACCAGTTGCTACATCACCAGATAAAAAGGCGAGTGGTAAAACGCTGTAGACCAATCCACAGGGCACCAAACCCCATAGCATGCCGCTAAACCAACGCGAAGGACCGCTAGCCATAGCACCCAAGTATTTAGCCCAATAAGCTGCAATTTTTGTACTTAACCATTTGCCGCCAAGTAGGCCTTCTGACTTGCCCAATCTGAGCAGGCGTACCCCCATCAAAATTAAGATCAGGGAAGTTAAAGCAAATAAGGGGCGCTGGATTGGAATGAGGTTTTGCTGCCAAACCACAACCCCTACTGAAGCGGCAAGTATGCCCAGTAAGACATAAGTTGTGACACGACCCAAATGCATGATTAATTGGAGGTAAAAAAGCTCAGATTTTGGTCTTAGAGGGGTCTCCAGGGCTTTGGGCCGCTCTATGGCAGCCGCTATTCCACCGCACATCAGTGCACAGTGCCAGCCACTCACAAGAGCGCCCAGAAAGACCGCAACGAGTAAGCTAGCTGTCAGCATGAAATTAACAGAAAATAGGTAAAAGCCATAATCTTCATACTTATAGAATAAACTGATCCCATAGATCAGCCCCAATATGAACTACAAACCTACCGATAGCCCAACCAGCAAATGCTCAGTTTGCGTACTGGGTCAGTTTTGTCTGCCGGTTGGATTAAATAGTAGCGAAGTTTCCCAAATCGATACCTTAGTTAAAGAGCGCGTTCATCTTCAAAAAGGTGAAAGCCTTTATCGTCACGGCGATCCACTCAGTTCTGTATATAGCGTTCGTTTTGGCACCCTTAAAACAGAGTTCTGTCTGCAAGATGGTCGACAACAAGTGATTGGCTTTCATCTTCCCGGTGAGATTCTAGGTCTTGATGGCATTGGTGAAGGTCATTATCAGTCTGATGCAATTGCACTTGAAGAGAGCGAAGTCTGCATTATTCGTTACGATGCTTTTGAAGATTTGGCTCGGCAGATCCCCGTCTTACAAAATCAGTTCCATAAAATCATGAGTCGGGAACTGACTCAAGATCAGCGCCACCTACTATCACTTGGCACGATGCGTGCAGAAGAAAGATTGGCAGCCTTTTTATTAAGCCTCTCGCAACGTCTTGCTGCACGCGGCTATTTAAATAATGAATTTGACTTGCGTATGAGCCGCAATGATATTGGCAGCTATCTTGGGATTCAAATTGAAACTGTCAGTCGCATGCTCTCACGCTTTGCAGAGTCGGGCTTAATTCAAATCAAACAACGCCACATCAAACTCATCGATATGGATGGGTTATATGAACTGGCAGGTATTCCAAACCCAGATCGCCACGGCTGCGCAAGCCCTGAAATCCCAATCAAACAGGCTTAAATTAAGCCGCGGTCGACTTCCTTGCTATCAGATGACTCAATCCCAGGCAGGATATAAGCAGTAAGCGCGCTAGAGATCGCACAGAAGGTCCAAATCACGAAGAACCCGACTGTATAAATACCCTCATCAGAAATATCTGGGTGGTAACCAAAAAATAAAAGGTCTTGTGGGTGGATCACAGTAAACAACAAGCCCTCTGCCATGCCAGCCGCCAAAAATGAGGGCCACAAAATCCAGATTAGTAGGCGGTACTTCATTTTGCTGCCTGCGCATCTTTAAGCTGCTCAACCTTTAAGCCCTGCTTCACAAGGCCATCACGTAATGGCTTATCTGCATACAGATTTACAGCCAAGTAAATAGTGATAGCGCAGCCAATCATGGCTACAGCAGGTCCACTAATTAAAAGCCATGGCCATAGTTGCTTGAACCAGGGTTTAGTATTTTGTTGTTCTGTCATATCCATCCTCTCCATTGCTTTTGGCTTAACGGGGAATAATAAAAGTTGATTTCTCTTCGCGAGTTCTCGTAATTAACTCGTCACCTGACATCTCATGGGCAACTACATCAAAATGAATTGGGTAGTTACCAGCCTCATTCGCTCCAACATCAGCGCTCACCTTGATCGGCATCAGAAGATTGCTAGCTGGCCCAACCTCAATCTCGGTAACAATCTGCCCTTGTGAATTAAGCACTTTTAATCCATCCAAACCAAGCGCCTTCACCTGCACATTCATATTATTTTCAGATGCATTCATGATTTGAATGCGATAAATATTCTCAATCCTTACACCCTCAACCTCACGCGCCAATGCCCCACGATCACGCATCACATCAACCCTTAATGGGTTTCTGGTGGCGAGAGAAACTAGAAAAGCGGCTGTAAGCACAGTGATAAAAGCGGTGTAGATCAATACGCGCGGGCGCAAAATATGGCGAATCGCACTTTGATTGGACTCTTTATCCTCAATGGCACGCTCAGTCGTATAGCGAATGAGTCCTTTTGGATAATCTACCTTCTCCATCACTTGATCGCATGCATCAATGCAGGCGCCACAACCAATACACATATATTGCAAGCCATCACGAATATCAATGCCAGTAGGGCAAACTTGAACACAAATACTGCAGTCAACGCAATCGCCCAAACCCAGGGAAGTTAGATCTGCAGACTTGCTGCGACTGCCCCTTGGTTCGCCACGCACTTTATCGTATGTCACCAAGAATGTATCTTTATCTACCATCACGCTTTGGAAGCGTGCATATGGGCACATGTATTTACATACTTGTTCACGCATGAACCCTGCGTTACCCCAGGTTGCAAAGCTATAGAAGCACAACCAGAAAGTCTGCCATGGACCCAAAGACAGATGAATTAATGCAGAACCTAAGGTGCTAATTGGGGTGAAATACCCAATAAAAGTAAAGCCTGTCCAGAATGCGATCAATAACCATAGGAAATGCTTCGTAATCTTTAAACGCCATTTACGGAAACCCCAAGGCCACTCTTCGCCATCCAAACGAATACGGGCAAAACGATCTCCCTCGACCTTGCGCTCGATCCACATGAAGATTTCGGTATAGACGGTCTGCGGACAGGCATACCCACAAAATAAACGCCCGGCAACTGCAGTAAATAGAAATAAAGCGAGCGCAGAAAGAATCAATAAGAGGGTGAGATAAATCACGTCTTGTGGCCATAACACGAGGCCAAAGATGTAAAACTTACGCTGAATTAAATCAAAGAGAACTGCTTGACGACCATTCCAACTAACCCATGGCAAGCCGTAAAACAGCAGCTGAGTAGCAAATACCAGAATGAAGCGCCAGCGGGCAAAGAGCCCTGATACTGAACGCGGATAAATCTTTCGCCGAACCTCGTAAAGAGACTCCTCAATAACTTCTATCGGAACAGGTTTCCCACCCGGCGGAATATATGGCACTGATTGCTATTCTTACTTAGCTGTTGCTGGTTGTTTATTGTTAGATAAACCCCAGACATAAGCTGCTAATAAATGAATCTTCTCAGGACTCAATACCTTATCTTGAGCAGGCATCATAGCCATACGACCCTTAGTTACCGTTTCAATAATCGTCGCTTCTGAACCGCCATATAACCAAGTTTTATCAGTTAAGTTTGGTGCACCAATAGCAATATTTCCTTTGCCATCAGGGCCATGGCAGGCTACGCAGTTTGCAGCGAATACTTGTGCGCCACGGGCTGCTTTAGCATCATCTGCTGACAAACCTGAGAGGCTACGTACATAGTTAGCAACATCCACAATTTGATTGCTATCCAGTTGTGGGAATGGAGGCATCACACCGCCACGTCCATAGGTAATGGATGCCTTGATATTTTCTGGTGAACCTCCATAGAGCCAGTCACCATCAGTCAAATTAGGAAAGCCTTTAGCGCCTCCAGCATCAGAGCCATGACACTGTGCACAAGAATTCAGGAAGAGGCGTTGACCCATTTCGCGGGCTTTAGGATCGGCCGCCACTTGCTCAATGTCCATCTTGACGTATTTCGCATAAACAGGCTTTAGCTCATCATTTGCTTCAGTCATAGAGCTCATCAAAGCACCATCAGTGGTGTAGCCCATAATCCCCGGAAATGATCCCAAACCTGGAAATAACACTAAGTAGACCAATGCAAAGATGCAAGAGAGCAAGAACATCCACATCCACCAACGTGGCAATGGATTATTTAACTCACGCAGATCGCCATCCCATACGTGACCCGTATCAGCAACCGCGCCATCGGCCGTATGCACAACCTTTGCTTTCCTTTGGGAGAACAAAAGCCAGATACACCAGAAAATTCCAACTAATGCAACTAAGGCGATGTAAGCACTCCAACCGCTGCTAAAAAAGTCACTCATGATTTGTCCTTACTAAATTCATCCGGAAGATCAAATGGAAGCTCTGCTGATTCCTGATTTGCTTTCTTGCGACCAGGAGACCAAGCCCACAAAACAATTCCTACAAAAAAAACTAGGCCTATTACTGTAGAAAATGCCGAGAGGTAGGGAGTAATCTGTTCCATTTGATTTAAGTATTTTTAATTAATAACCTTGTTAATTACTTCGCTACAACTTCTTCGACAGTAATATAGCGACGCGTAATACCTAAGCCTTGCAGGTAAGCAACTAATGCATCTAACTCCGTCTTACCCTCTAACTCTGCAGGTGCATTTGCAATCATTTCATCAGTGTATGGAACGCCTAAACGCCGCATAGCAACCATATGTGACTGAATAGAGCTTGCATCAGCTGCATTTTTTCCGAGCCAAGGATAAGCAGGCATATTGGACTCTGGCACTACGTCGCGTGGGTTATTCAAGTGAATTTGATGCCATGCATCTGAATAGCGCCCACCTACACGTGCCAAATCTGGGCCTGTACGCTTACTACCCCATAGGAATGGATGGTCATATACAGACTCGCCAGCCAATGAATAGGGGCCGTAGCGCTCTACTTCAGAACGCAATGTCCGTATCTGCTGTGAATGGCAACCGACACAACCTTCACGCTGATAGATATCGCGACCAGCTAAACGCAAAGCTGTGTATGGAACAACACCAGGACTAGGCTCAGTAGTAGTGTGCTGGAAAAAGAGTGGAACAATTTGCACCAACCCTGCAATCGATACAACCACGATCGTTGCAATAATTAACCAACCAACGTTTTTCTCAAGCGTTCCGTGGGAAAAGAATTTATTTTCGCTAGACATTTTCTTCTCCTTTTAGTGTTCAGCAACGGCCATTGGAATAGGCGCATTTACAAAAGTTTTACCCTGCACTGTTTTGAAGACGTTGTACGCCATCAAGAACATGCCGCTTAGGTAGCACAAGCCGCCCATCAAACGAATAACATAGAAAGGGAAAGTCGCTTTAACAGACTCGACAAAGCTATATGTCAAAGTGCCGTCTGGTTCAAACGCTCTCCACATCAAACCTTGCATAACGCCGGCAATCCACATTGCAGCGATATAGAGAACAACACCAATAGTGGCGATCCAGAAATGCAACTCAATCCACTTGGTGTTGTACATTTCTTTTTGACCAACCAAGCGCGGGATCAGATAGTAGAGAGAGCCAATGGTAATCATGGCTACCCAACCCAAAGCACCAGAGTGAACGTGCCCAATAGTCCAGTCTGTGTAGTGAGACAAGCTATTCACTGTCTTGATAGACATCATGGAGCCTTCAAAGGTAGACATACCGTAGAAGGACAATGCCACTACCAAGAATTTCAAGATCGGATCACGACGCAATTTATACCAAGCGCCAGACAATGTCATGATGCCGTTGATCATGCCACCCCAAGATGGGGCTAGCAAAATTAAAGAGAACACAGTACCGAGCGACTGAGTCCAGTCAGGCAAAGAAGTGTGTTGTAAGTGGTGAGGGCCTGCCCACATATACGTAAAGTTCAAGGCCCAGAAGTGAACAATCGACAAACGATATGAATAGATTGGACGCTCAGCCTGCTTTGGAATGAAGTAATACATCATGCCCAAGAAGCTAGTGGTCAAGAAGAAGCCTACTGCATTGTGGCCATACCACCACTGAACCATTGCATCTTGAACCCCAGCATATGCAGAGTAGGACTTCCATAATGTTGCAGGCATCTCTAAGTTATTAAAGATATGCAGAATGGCAATAGTCAGAATGTATGCGCCGAAGAACCAGTTCGAAACATAAATATGTTTCGTTTTGCGCTTCATGATGGTGCCAAAGAAAACAACTGCATAGGCTACCCAAACTACAGTGATCAAAATATCAATCGGCCACTCAAGCTCAGCGTATTCTTTTGAGGTTGATATGCCCAATGGCAATGTCACTGCAGCCAGCACAATAACTGCCTGCCAGCCCCAGAAGGTAAAGGCTGCTAGCTTGTCACAAAACAAACGCGCCTGACATGTACGCTGAACGATGTAATAGGATGTTGCGAATAAGGCTGACCCACCAAAAGCAAAAATCACTGCATTGGTGTGCAAAGGACGCAAGCGACCATAACTCAACCAAGGAATATTAAAAGTGATTTCAGGCCAGATCAACTGGGCTGCGAGGATAACCCCCACGAGCATGCCAACAATTCCCCAAAGCACAGTAACGATGGCAAATTGGCTGACAACCTTGTAATTGAAGGTATCTTGATTACTCCCCACGGTAAGTCCCATGGTTTCTCCTTTTTTGTGACCAAACAGCGACATAATCCAAATAGACTGGATTGATTATCAAAGTAGAGTCCCAAGGGGGATTTGATCTATATCAAAAAGGGTGAGGCAAATTCACCCTGCACATCTAAGGGAAACCCTAGATTGCTTTAGCTATTTAAATATATAACTATTATTGAGAGTGTTTACTAACTTATTTGGATTTTGGAGCGTCATCATCCATCAAAATCGCCTCACCGGGACCGTCTAAATCGTCAAATTGACCACTTTTTATGGACCAGTTCAAAATCCAGACCAAAAGGCCAATTAAAACCAGAGAAATGGGAATGAGAAGAAATAGACTTTCCATTCCTATAGTCTAAGCCTTTCGTAAGCGCCAGGCATTTAAAGTCACGGCTAACGAGGAAAGCGACATCCCGATCCCAGCAACCCAGGGATTTACTAAGCCCATCATTGCAGCAGGAATAGCCAGCAAGTTGTAAGCCAAGGCCCACCATAAGTTTTCTTTGATGATTGCGTGAGTTTTATCAGCTAGCAACAAAGTTTTTGCTAAAGGCTCTAGAGAACTAGCCGTCAGAATTGCATCAGCTCCAGCTGCAGCCAAAGGTGCACCAGCGCCAACTGCAATAGAAATATCAGCACGAGCAAGCAAAGGCGCATCGTTCACACCATCGCCAATAGCCCATACAAAACGACCTTCTTTTTGCAACCTTTCGATGTAGTCATACTTATCTTCAGGCGTACAACCGCCTCGATATTGCTTAATACCAACATGATGTGCCCACCACGCAACCGTAGCGCGATCATCACCAGAAACTAAATGCACTGCAATCTTTCTAGACTTCACTACTTTTAGGAATTGCTCTAATCCTGCTCTAGGCGTGTCCAAAAATACAAAGCTAGCTATTAATCCTTGTGCATCCGCTAAATGCACCTGACCGTATTGCCCTAATTGCGCACTCTGCTCTACCCCCAGCCACAATGCACTTCCTAAGCGATACTCGCCTGAACTTAAACCTTTTCCCAGTTGATTAATCACTGGCTCACTCAATGTAGGTAAAGATAAATTTTCAGCAGTAGCGGCACGCATCAAAGAAAGTGCCAACGGATGTCTTTGCCCTGCCTCCAATACCGCAGCTAAGGCCAAGGCATTTTCACGTCGATAGCCCGCACGCAAATTAATAACCTCTTGCAACTCTGGCTGACCCATCGTTAGTGTGCCGGTCTTATCTAACACTAAGTCAGTTGCTTTTACTAAACCTTCCATCACATGACCACGCACAATCAGTAAACCTAATTTAGTTACCGCACCTTGCGCTGCTGCCATAGCAGTTGGAACTGCTAGTGATAAAGCACAAGGGCAGCTAGCAACTAGAACAGAAACTAAAACTGTCCACGCACGACTAGGGTCAAAGTACAGCCAAATAGCGGACGAAGCAAACGCACCGAATAGTAAAAAGGCAACAAAATAAGCAGTCCACTTTTCAGCCAGACTCACCATGACTGGTTTAGCAAGTAATGCTTGATCTAATAAGGAAGCAATTCCAGCGATACGGGTTGATTGCCCCACTGCCTCAATTCGCATGAACAATGGATTCAGTATGTTGTGAGTACCAGCGTACACACGGTCACCAATCTTTTTCTCAACCGGCTTAGATTCGCCCGTGAGCAAAGACTCGTCTAAAGCACTCACATTTTCAATCAGGACACCGTCAGCAGGCACCACTTCCCCTGGAGAAACTCGTAATACCTCTCCAGGATTGCAATTAACTACGGGAACCACTTCAATTTCTTGTGATGCTGGATAGTTCAATGCCCGCTCACATGTTGCAGGCAGTTGTTTAGCTAAAGCCTCTGCTCCACCTTGCGCATCTTGTCTTGCTAAAAGCTCCACATATCTGGCCGCCAAGATAAATGCCACAAACATGGTGATGGAATCAAAATAAGTATGTCCGACACCGGCAATTAAATTAATGGTGCCCGCAATAAATGCCAAAGCTAAAGCTAATGCAATAGGAACATCCATTCCCAACATATGCGTTTGCTTAAAAGACTGCACACTTCGCCAAGCCGACTGGAATATTGGACCTGCTGAGTAGACCATCACAGGAACAGTCAATAACCAGCTAGTCCAACCTAAAAGAATCTCAAATTCCGGAGTAATGTCGGCGCCGACATACGTAGGCCAGGCATACATCATGACCTGCATCATGCCCAGCATTGCTACACCTAGTCGCAAAAGAAGGTGGCGCCTTTCCTTTTTAGCGCGATCTAATGATTGGGAGGGTTCAAATGGCCAAGCCTCATAACCAATGCGCTCAATTTCAAAAAGTAATCTTGCTAAGCTCGTTTTATCTGAAGAAAAACGCACCATTACTTTTTGAGTAACGTAATTGATTTGCACATCCTTAACACCTGCATTACGACGTAAATGTTGCTCACACAGCCAAACACAAGCTGCACATCGAATTTTTTCTAAGCGCAAAGTGGTTTCAAGATCACCCTCCCCTCCAGATGGACGGGTAAAACGGCCTCGCAATGAAGGATCATCATAAGGCTTAAGCTTCTCCGGAATCTCATCACTTGCAAGATAGGCTGCCGGCTTATCACCCGACTGAGAACGCCTGGCATAAAAAACCTCTAGGCCTTCTCCATGAATTGTTTGCGCAATTGCCATGCAACCCGGACAACAGAATGGACGTGTCTCACCACCCAGTTCCGCCTCAGTTAATTCCCCTGGGAGAATCTGGCTTGAACAGTGATAGCAAACTAAAGCATTCTTTTTGTTCATCTGCTCATTTACCTGCTCATTTATCTGCTCATTTATCCGATTACTCATGCGCGCACTGAGCTACCCCAGCCCCTACGACGTTCGTAAATCACAAACAGAACGCCCCACATGACTACGGCAACGTATGCCCATACCCAGGCAACTTGTGAAGTACGAGAACCAGAAATATCCAAGACGAAACCAAAAATGGCAGGCCCCAATAGGCCGCCACCAAACCCCATCAATGAGTGCAGACCCATTGCAGCGCCCTTGATATTTTCTTGCGCACTAATTACCAAGCCCGCAGTGAGCGTTGAGGAATCTGCCATGATGAATATGGCATGCCCAATAGCCAGAGCAACAATCAACCACCACGACTGGCCAGTTGAGCAAGCGAATGCAATCCCTAATACCGCACTAGTCAGCATCACAATGCATACCCATTTCTGACGCCCTACTCTCAAAGCAATTTCATTACCCAATATGGAAGATGGCACGCCAAAGAAATTAATCACTCCAGCTAAAGTCGTAGCCGTTAGGAAAAAATCTTCGCCAGAAGCAACTGCACAAAAAGCAAAGAAGGCAACAATCCAGCTTCTTGAGGCAAAGAGTTCCAAAGTATGAGCGGTATATCCAAAAATAAAGCCTGATGCATTTTTGTCTTGTAAAACCAACTTCCATTTATCCACCGGAAAGATATCGTGCAGACGAATATTGATTGGCCCTTGCCATTTTTCATGCTGAAGCGCTGGAATTAGCAACAAGACAATCAGAAATGCGCTAAATGGGCCCAAGGCAATTAAACCAAATACATAATGCCAACCAAGCGCATTCAAAATCCAACCAGAACATAAATACGAAAATCCAGTACCGATACCAAAGAAGGCGGTATAGAACGCAATATGTCTAGTTAGCTCTCCCGATTGGATGCGGTCTGACAAAATCTTGAGGCCGGGCATATAAGAACCAGCAAGACCAGCACCATTCAAAGCCATAAAAAGTAGGGCCGTCCAAAAGTTATAAGCCAACAGACTCATACCCAAAAGACCACAGCTTGCTGTGAGACCGCCTATTAAATACACCTTACGCGCGTCTACCCGATCCGTTAAAGCCGTAGCTAATGGAACGGCAAGCATGTAACCAAAGAAAAAAGCACTCGCA
This is a stretch of genomic DNA from Polynucleobacter sp. JS-JIR-II-b4. It encodes these proteins:
- a CDS encoding heavy metal translocating P-type ATPase, whose amino-acid sequence is MSNRINEQINEQVNEQMNKKNALVCYHCSSQILPGELTEAELGGETRPFCCPGCMAIAQTIHGEGLEVFYARRSQSGDKPAAYLASDEIPEKLKPYDDPSLRGRFTRPSGGEGDLETTLRLEKIRCAACVWLCEQHLRRNAGVKDVQINYVTQKVMVRFSSDKTSLARLLFEIERIGYEAWPFEPSQSLDRAKKERRHLLLRLGVAMLGMMQVMMYAWPTYVGADITPEFEILLGWTSWLLTVPVMVYSAGPIFQSAWRSVQSFKQTHMLGMDVPIALALALAFIAGTINLIAGVGHTYFDSITMFVAFILAARYVELLARQDAQGGAEALAKQLPATCERALNYPASQEIEVVPVVNCNPGEVLRVSPGEVVPADGVLIENVSALDESLLTGESKPVEKKIGDRVYAGTHNILNPLFMRIEAVGQSTRIAGIASLLDQALLAKPVMVSLAEKWTAYFVAFLLFGAFASSAIWLYFDPSRAWTVLVSVLVASCPCALSLAVPTAMAAAQGAVTKLGLLIVRGHVMEGLVKATDLVLDKTGTLTMGQPELQEVINLRAGYRRENALALAAVLEAGQRHPLALSLMRAATAENLSLPTLSEPVINQLGKGLSSGEYRLGSALWLGVEQSAQLGQYGQVHLADAQGLIASFVFLDTPRAGLEQFLKVVKSRKIAVHLVSGDDRATVAWWAHHVGIKQYRGGCTPEDKYDYIERLQKEGRFVWAIGDGVNDAPLLARADISIAVGAGAPLAAAGADAILTASSLEPLAKTLLLADKTHAIIKENLWWALAYNLLAIPAAMMGLVNPWVAGIGMSLSSLAVTLNAWRLRKA
- the ccoG gene encoding cytochrome c oxidase accessory protein CcoG encodes the protein MPYIPPGGKPVPIEVIEESLYEVRRKIYPRSVSGLFARWRFILVFATQLLFYGLPWVSWNGRQAVLFDLIQRKFYIFGLVLWPQDVIYLTLLLILSALALFLFTAVAGRLFCGYACPQTVYTEIFMWIERKVEGDRFARIRLDGEEWPWGFRKWRLKITKHFLWLLIAFWTGFTFIGYFTPISTLGSALIHLSLGPWQTFWLCFYSFATWGNAGFMREQVCKYMCPYARFQSVMVDKDTFLVTYDKVRGEPRGSRSKSADLTSLGLGDCVDCSICVQVCPTGIDIRDGLQYMCIGCGACIDACDQVMEKVDYPKGLIRYTTERAIEDKESNQSAIRHILRPRVLIYTAFITVLTAAFLVSLATRNPLRVDVMRDRGALAREVEGVRIENIYRIQIMNASENNMNVQVKALGLDGLKVLNSQGQIVTEIEVGPASNLLMPIKVSADVGANEAGNYPIHFDVVAHEMSGDELITRTREEKSTFIIPR
- a CDS encoding MFS transporter, coding for MRFRSAGYTPLMLLAQTCALLGFACYAVVLTTLQEEWHLSNLQSGLIASAFFFGYMLAVPLATALTDRVDARKVYLIGGLTASCGLLGMSLLAYNFWTALLFMALNGAGLAGSYMPGLKILSDRIQSGELTRHIAFYTAFFGIGTGFSYLCSGWILNALGWHYVFGLIALGPFSAFLIVLLLIPALQHEKWQGPINIRLHDIFPVDKWKLVLQDKNASGFIFGYTAHTLELFASRSWIVAFFAFCAVASGEDFFLTATTLAGVINFFGVPSSILGNEIALRVGRQKWVCIVMLTSAVLGIAFACSTGQSWWLIVALAIGHAIFIMADSSTLTAGLVISAQENIKGAAMGLHSLMGFGGGLLGPAIFGFVLDISGSRTSQVAWVWAYVAVVMWGVLFVIYERRRGWGSSVRA
- a CDS encoding FixH family protein, with the protein product MTEQQNTKPWFKQLWPWLLISGPAVAMIGCAITIYLAVNLYADKPLRDGLVKQGLKVEQLKDAQAAK
- the ccoS gene encoding cbb3-type cytochrome oxidase assembly protein CcoS; its protein translation is MESLFLLIPISLVLIGLLVWILNWSIKSGQFDDLDGPGEAILMDDDAPKSK
- the ccoN gene encoding cytochrome-c oxidase, cbb3-type subunit I → MGLTVGSNQDTFNYKVVSQFAIVTVLWGIVGMLVGVILAAQLIWPEITFNIPWLSYGRLRPLHTNAVIFAFGGSALFATSYYIVQRTCQARLFCDKLAAFTFWGWQAVIVLAAVTLPLGISTSKEYAELEWPIDILITVVWVAYAVVFFGTIMKRKTKHIYVSNWFFGAYILTIAILHIFNNLEMPATLWKSYSAYAGVQDAMVQWWYGHNAVGFFLTTSFLGMMYYFIPKQAERPIYSYRLSIVHFWALNFTYMWAGPHHLQHTSLPDWTQSLGTVFSLILLAPSWGGMINGIMTLSGAWYKLRRDPILKFLVVALSFYGMSTFEGSMMSIKTVNSLSHYTDWTIGHVHSGALGWVAMITIGSLYYLIPRLVGQKEMYNTKWIELHFWIATIGVVLYIAAMWIAGVMQGLMWRAFEPDGTLTYSFVESVKATFPFYVIRLMGGLCYLSGMFLMAYNVFKTVQGKTFVNAPIPMAVAEH
- a CDS encoding sulfite exporter TauE/SafE family protein, which translates into the protein MLTASLLVAVFLGALVSGWHCALMCGGIAAAIERPKALETPLRPKSELFYLQLIMHLGRVTTYVLLGILAASVGVVVWQQNLIPIQRPLFALTSLILILMGVRLLRLGKSEGLLGGKWLSTKIAAYWAKYLGAMASGPSRWFSGMLWGLVPCGLVYSVLPLAFLSGDVATGAALMLAFGLGTLPNLLLISKFSAALTQFGQYLWVRYLASALLLIAGGFGMYRAWVLPEVLLKGGFCIS
- the fnr gene encoding fumarate/nitrate reduction transcriptional regulator Fnr, which translates into the protein MNYKPTDSPTSKCSVCVLGQFCLPVGLNSSEVSQIDTLVKERVHLQKGESLYRHGDPLSSVYSVRFGTLKTEFCLQDGRQQVIGFHLPGEILGLDGIGEGHYQSDAIALEESEVCIIRYDAFEDLARQIPVLQNQFHKIMSRELTQDQRHLLSLGTMRAEERLAAFLLSLSQRLAARGYLNNEFDLRMSRNDIGSYLGIQIETVSRMLSRFAESGLIQIKQRHIKLIDMDGLYELAGIPNPDRHGCASPEIPIKQA
- the ccoO gene encoding cytochrome-c oxidase, cbb3-type subunit II, whose amino-acid sequence is MSSENKFFSHGTLEKNVGWLIIATIVVVSIAGLVQIVPLFFQHTTTEPSPGVVPYTALRLAGRDIYQREGCVGCHSQQIRTLRSEVERYGPYSLAGESVYDHPFLWGSKRTGPDLARVGGRYSDAWHQIHLNNPRDVVPESNMPAYPWLGKNAADASSIQSHMVAMRRLGVPYTDEMIANAPAELEGKTELDALVAYLQGLGITRRYITVEEVVAK
- a CDS encoding cbb3-type cytochrome c oxidase subunit 3, which translates into the protein MEQITPYLSAFSTVIGLVFFVGIVLWAWSPGRKKANQESAELPFDLPDEFSKDKS
- the ccoP gene encoding cytochrome-c oxidase, cbb3-type subunit III, which encodes MSDFFSSGWSAYIALVALVGIFWCIWLLFSQRKAKVVHTADGAVADTGHVWDGDLRELNNPLPRWWMWMFLLSCIFALVYLVLFPGLGSFPGIMGYTTDGALMSSMTEANDELKPVYAKYVKMDIEQVAADPKAREMGQRLFLNSCAQCHGSDAGGAKGFPNLTDGDWLYGGSPENIKASITYGRGGVMPPFPQLDSNQIVDVANYVRSLSGLSADDAKAARGAQVFAANCVACHGPDGKGNIAIGAPNLTDKTWLYGGSEATIIETVTKGRMAMMPAQDKVLSPEKIHLLAAYVWGLSNNKQPATAK